In the genome of Variibacter gotjawalensis, one region contains:
- a CDS encoding glycosyltransferase family 2 protein translates to MRVAIAVVAAAVCVHGALWALSREQTTAPNVNGQLASVSYNSNHGPKHPDKAPVPTTEQIRTDLKTFAPYTKAIRTYSSTRGGEKVAPVANEFGLRVTQGIWLDDDPLRNEREIKAARGLVRANRNINSLVVGNESVYRGETIFVGLNAAERAKLGLKPVEQLSDDEREKESLILTPAQKDLLLTDDERGRIAGAQEKDKAAQNGVTQFLNGKGPEEIRVREAINVERLIRVIQRVKRDLQIPVTTGEIFSVWNAHPNLVTAVDYIATHILPYWNGVEEANVVSATIGEFNGLRNQYPGKRVVIAEFGWPSAGYNFKDATPGRQQQAEILRSFVARAEQMGIDYNIVEAIDQQWKVTEGSVGPYWGMFDGNLKAKFAWSGPILDPEHWRLAGIAILVGVLLSLPILAMASVTVGQAALLSLAAHAVGGWVATVFAYWNGHYFVPGAVFALVTGMILMIPLVLIAMARIEEIAAVAFGRKGRRTVGGPALANANPNYTPKVSIHIPAYREQPEMLKQTLDSLAAMTYPNWEAVVIINNTPDPAFVTPIEEHCKLLGDRFKFINAEKVEGFKAGALRIALAATAPDAEIIGVIDADYAVTPDWLTDLAPTFADARVGIVQAPQDHRDGNRSLMHHAMGGEYSGFFDIGMVERNEVNAIVIHGTMCLIRRSALDAAGSWPDDTICEDTDLGLTILEQGWIAHYTNKRYGYGLLPDTFEAFKKQRHRWAYGGLHIVRKHWRRFLPGRSQLTRDQRREYIFGWISWMGAEALGVLVAIFNLIWVPIVAFVGIAVPDKVLTLPIVAAFTVTMLHFIMLYRLRVDIPKRQAIASAFAAMSLQFTVAKAMFDGIVKDGLPFNVTAKGGAKKKAAKFQAFWESIIGGLLIAGSITLIVTNYQQITEIYIFAFVLVVQSLPFLSAVAMALLENSKFNEFAYWTNLRARMAARLAPISARLPRLGNRTQVPAPLPVSAKQPETVQ, encoded by the coding sequence ATGCGCGTCGCCATTGCTGTCGTCGCGGCAGCAGTTTGCGTTCACGGTGCTCTCTGGGCGTTGAGCCGGGAGCAGACCACGGCTCCGAACGTCAACGGCCAGTTGGCGAGTGTTTCTTACAACTCAAATCACGGCCCGAAGCATCCGGATAAGGCACCCGTTCCGACGACGGAGCAGATCCGCACCGATCTCAAAACGTTCGCGCCTTACACCAAGGCGATCCGTACGTATTCGTCGACGCGCGGCGGCGAAAAGGTCGCGCCGGTCGCAAACGAGTTTGGTCTGCGTGTCACGCAAGGCATCTGGCTTGACGACGATCCGCTCCGCAACGAGCGCGAAATCAAAGCCGCGCGCGGCCTCGTCCGTGCCAATCGCAATATCAACAGCCTCGTGGTCGGCAACGAGTCGGTCTACCGCGGCGAAACGATTTTCGTCGGCCTCAACGCCGCCGAGCGCGCGAAGCTCGGCCTCAAGCCCGTCGAACAACTCTCTGACGACGAGCGGGAAAAAGAGTCACTCATCCTGACGCCGGCGCAGAAGGACCTTCTGCTGACCGACGACGAGCGCGGCCGCATTGCCGGCGCCCAGGAGAAGGACAAAGCGGCGCAGAACGGCGTCACCCAATTCCTCAACGGCAAGGGCCCGGAAGAAATCCGTGTCCGCGAAGCCATCAACGTCGAACGCCTCATCCGGGTGATTCAACGTGTGAAGCGCGACCTGCAAATCCCTGTCACCACGGGTGAAATCTTCAGCGTCTGGAACGCCCACCCGAACCTGGTGACCGCGGTCGACTATATCGCGACCCACATTCTGCCGTACTGGAACGGCGTCGAAGAGGCGAATGTCGTCTCCGCGACGATCGGCGAATTCAACGGCCTGCGGAATCAATACCCGGGCAAGCGCGTGGTCATCGCCGAATTTGGCTGGCCGAGCGCCGGATACAACTTCAAGGACGCAACACCTGGCCGCCAGCAGCAGGCCGAGATCCTGCGCAGCTTCGTCGCCCGCGCCGAGCAGATGGGCATCGACTACAACATCGTCGAAGCCATCGATCAGCAGTGGAAGGTCACGGAAGGTAGCGTCGGTCCGTACTGGGGCATGTTCGACGGCAACCTGAAGGCCAAGTTCGCCTGGAGCGGCCCGATCCTCGATCCGGAACACTGGCGTCTCGCCGGCATCGCCATCCTGGTTGGCGTACTGCTCTCGCTGCCGATCCTCGCGATGGCGAGCGTCACCGTTGGCCAAGCCGCCCTGCTCTCGCTTGCCGCCCACGCGGTCGGCGGCTGGGTCGCGACCGTCTTCGCCTACTGGAACGGCCACTACTTCGTGCCCGGCGCCGTCTTCGCGCTGGTCACCGGCATGATCCTGATGATCCCGCTCGTCCTCATCGCGATGGCGCGCATCGAGGAAATCGCCGCAGTTGCCTTCGGCCGCAAGGGACGCCGCACGGTCGGCGGCCCGGCGCTCGCCAACGCGAACCCGAACTACACGCCGAAGGTGTCGATCCACATCCCGGCGTACCGCGAACAGCCCGAGATGCTGAAGCAGACGCTGGATTCGCTGGCCGCGATGACCTACCCGAATTGGGAAGCCGTGGTCATCATCAACAACACGCCGGACCCGGCTTTCGTGACGCCGATCGAAGAGCACTGCAAGCTGCTCGGCGACCGCTTCAAGTTCATCAACGCCGAGAAGGTCGAGGGCTTCAAGGCCGGCGCCTTGCGCATCGCGCTCGCCGCAACCGCACCGGATGCCGAGATCATCGGCGTCATCGACGCCGACTATGCGGTCACGCCCGATTGGCTCACCGACCTCGCCCCGACCTTTGCCGACGCCCGCGTCGGCATCGTCCAGGCCCCGCAAGATCACCGCGACGGCAATCGCTCGCTCATGCATCACGCGATGGGCGGCGAGTATTCGGGCTTCTTCGACATCGGCATGGTCGAGCGTAACGAAGTCAACGCGATCGTCATTCACGGCACCATGTGCTTGATCCGCCGCTCGGCGCTCGATGCCGCCGGCTCGTGGCCGGACGACACGATCTGCGAGGACACCGATCTCGGCCTCACCATCCTCGAGCAAGGCTGGATCGCGCACTACACCAACAAGCGCTACGGCTACGGCTTGCTGCCCGACACGTTCGAGGCGTTCAAGAAGCAGCGTCACCGCTGGGCGTATGGCGGCCTTCACATCGTGCGCAAGCATTGGCGCCGGTTCCTGCCGGGCCGCAGCCAGCTGACGCGCGATCAGCGCCGCGAATACATCTTCGGCTGGATCAGCTGGATGGGTGCGGAAGCGCTCGGCGTACTCGTCGCGATCTTCAACCTCATCTGGGTGCCGATCGTTGCATTCGTCGGCATCGCAGTGCCCGACAAGGTGCTGACGCTGCCGATCGTTGCCGCCTTCACGGTCACGATGCTGCACTTCATTATGCTCTATCGCCTCCGCGTCGACATTCCGAAGCGCCAAGCCATCGCCTCGGCCTTCGCCGCGATGTCACTGCAGTTCACCGTTGCGAAGGCGATGTTCGACGGCATCGTGAAGGACGGCCTGCCCTTCAACGTCACCGCCAAGGGCGGCGCGAAGAAGAAGGCCGCGAAGTTCCAGGCCTTCTGGGAGTCCATCATCGGCGGCTTGTTGATCGCCGGCTCGATCACGCTGATCGTCACGAACTATCAGCAGATCACCGAGATCTACATCTTCGCCTTCGTGCTCGTCGTGCAGAGCTTGCCGTTCCTCTCGGCAGTCGCGATGGCGCTGCTTGAGAACTCGAAGTTCAACGAGTTCGCCTATTGGACGAACCTGCGCGCCCGCATGGCCGCACGCCTGGCGCCGATCTCGGCTCGCCTGCCGCGCCTCGGCAACCGCACGCAGGTCCCCGCGCCCTTGCCGGTCAGTGCGAAGCAGCCCGAAACGGTTCAGTAA